The following coding sequences lie in one Vibrio splendidus genomic window:
- a CDS encoding LysR family transcriptional regulator, with protein MNIARVDLNLLVYLDMLLRERNVTRAANQLGITQPAMSNGLRRLRDLFEDPLLVRTSEGMVPTERAHKLQPLIRNILANVEKTLQPTTEFNAEDSERVFRIMASDYAESTIIQPLLKKLSEIAPKIRLDIMTPSDVSYKDVEQGTVDIIINRFDDIPQSFHQMSLWHDGFSCLFSCDNPIADKFDILSYLKAQHIWVSKTGMGTGVGINPSEAQKLGWIDEALMRIGKTRNITVFTRHYLSAILFAQQKNLILTIPTKAAQLQRNNPRLLIKPAPFAIEPFEVKMAWSPLLQTNPDHQWMRRLIKSVANEIESGVTE; from the coding sequence ATGAATATTGCTCGTGTAGACCTTAATTTACTTGTGTATTTAGACATGTTGCTACGTGAAAGAAACGTAACACGTGCGGCAAATCAGCTAGGAATTACTCAACCCGCCATGAGTAATGGCCTACGTCGATTAAGGGATCTGTTTGAAGACCCATTGTTGGTGAGAACAAGTGAAGGGATGGTACCAACCGAGCGCGCACATAAGTTGCAACCACTGATCCGTAATATATTGGCGAATGTAGAGAAGACGCTACAACCCACAACTGAGTTTAATGCGGAAGACAGCGAACGCGTGTTTCGTATCATGGCGAGTGACTATGCAGAATCGACCATTATTCAGCCATTGCTTAAAAAACTGAGCGAAATAGCTCCGAAAATTCGATTGGATATCATGACGCCAAGTGATGTGAGCTATAAGGATGTGGAACAAGGCACTGTTGATATTATCATCAACCGATTTGATGATATTCCACAGTCGTTTCACCAGATGAGCCTTTGGCACGACGGGTTCTCCTGCTTATTTAGCTGTGATAACCCGATTGCTGATAAATTTGATATTTTGTCTTATTTAAAGGCGCAACATATTTGGGTGAGTAAGACAGGGATGGGAACAGGTGTTGGGATCAACCCAAGCGAAGCACAAAAGCTGGGTTGGATTGATGAAGCACTAATGCGTATCGGCAAAACCCGAAATATTACGGTGTTTACTCGACATTATTTGTCGGCGATTCTCTTCGCTCAACAGAAAAATCTGATCCTTACCATTCCAACCAAAGCGGCACAGTTACAGCGCAACAATCCTAGGTTGTTAATCAAACCGGCACCTTTCGCTATTGAACCTTTTGAGGTGAAGATGGCATGGAGCCCATTGTTACAAACCAATCCTGACCATCAGTGGATGCGTCGATTGATTAAAAGTGTTGCCAATGAAATAGAGAGTGGTGTGACGGAATAA
- a CDS encoding malate synthase G, with protein MSSRIQQGSLNIDSTLYQLINEQVIPGTGIIAEDFWQSFADILADLAPKNRALLIKREDLQHQIDVWHQERAGQTLDAAEYKQFLQQIGYLVPEGDDFQVTTASVEPEIATQAGPQLVVPIMNARFALNAANARWGSLYDALYGTDVISESDGAEKGGSFNPVRGAKVVTYAREFLDDAAPLNGVSHKDVTQYSISNVSIGNTLTATLDNGEEVTLIDHSQFIGYQGDASAPSSILIKHNNLHIEIQIDPSAPIGSVDVAGIKDVLVEAALTTIMDCEDSVAAVDGEDKALAYSNWLGLMKGDLQESLQKNGKTIVRSLNPDRQYTSVTGGEISLKGRSMLFIRNVGHLMTNPAIIDDQGNEVPEGIMDGMVTSLIAMHDLKGNSAYQNSTANSINIVKPKMHGPEEVAFTNELFGRIEDALGLDRFTIKVGIMDEERRTSVNLKECIRAAKDRVVFINTGFLDRTGDEIHTSMEAGPFAPKTQLKTMTWIGAYEDQNVDLGLACGLQGKAQIGKGMWPEPDNMAKMMDAKIGHPQAGANTAWVPSPTAATLHALHYHKVSVPSRQKELRERVRANVDDILTIPLLGKQKLTAQDIQNELDNNTQGILGYVVRWIDQGVGCSKVPDINDVGLMEDRATLRISSQHIANWLRHGICNEAQVMKTMKRMAAVVDEQNAGDPSYRNMAPDFENSIAFSAACQLVFEGCAQPSGYTEPVLHAMRLKLKALT; from the coding sequence ATGAGCAGTCGTATTCAACAGGGAAGCTTGAACATTGATAGCACCCTCTACCAATTAATTAATGAGCAGGTCATTCCTGGAACGGGCATTATCGCAGAAGACTTTTGGCAATCTTTTGCAGATATCCTTGCAGACTTGGCTCCAAAGAATCGCGCATTGCTTATTAAGCGTGAAGACCTTCAACACCAAATTGATGTTTGGCACCAGGAGCGTGCAGGACAAACATTGGATGCGGCAGAGTACAAACAGTTCCTACAACAGATTGGCTACTTAGTCCCTGAAGGCGATGACTTTCAAGTCACTACTGCAAGCGTTGAGCCTGAAATTGCTACACAAGCAGGACCGCAGCTTGTTGTACCTATTATGAACGCACGCTTTGCACTTAATGCAGCAAACGCACGTTGGGGTAGCTTATATGATGCGCTCTACGGAACGGATGTCATCAGCGAAAGTGATGGTGCTGAGAAAGGCGGAAGCTTTAACCCAGTTCGCGGCGCCAAAGTAGTCACTTATGCCCGCGAGTTCCTTGATGATGCTGCGCCGTTAAATGGTGTTTCTCATAAAGACGTGACCCAATACAGTATCAGCAACGTGAGCATTGGTAATACGCTCACGGCGACACTAGATAACGGCGAAGAAGTCACTCTAATTGATCATAGCCAGTTCATTGGCTACCAAGGTGATGCGAGTGCGCCTTCAAGTATTCTGATCAAGCACAACAACCTACATATTGAAATTCAAATTGACCCGAGCGCACCAATTGGCAGCGTCGATGTTGCTGGTATTAAAGATGTGCTAGTGGAAGCGGCACTCACCACCATTATGGATTGCGAAGACTCCGTTGCCGCAGTCGATGGTGAAGATAAAGCTCTGGCCTACAGTAACTGGCTCGGTTTGATGAAAGGCGACTTGCAAGAGTCGTTACAGAAAAATGGTAAAACCATCGTTCGTAGCTTGAACCCAGACCGCCAATACACCAGTGTCACCGGTGGTGAGATTTCGCTTAAAGGTCGCAGTATGTTGTTTATACGCAACGTGGGCCACTTAATGACCAACCCAGCCATCATTGATGATCAAGGTAATGAAGTACCTGAAGGTATTATGGATGGCATGGTCACTTCGCTAATCGCAATGCATGATTTAAAAGGCAACAGCGCTTACCAAAACTCGACAGCGAACAGCATCAATATAGTAAAACCTAAGATGCATGGCCCTGAAGAAGTGGCGTTTACTAATGAATTATTTGGCCGCATTGAAGATGCATTAGGCTTAGATCGATTCACGATCAAAGTCGGTATCATGGACGAGGAGCGTCGTACTTCAGTTAACCTCAAAGAATGTATTCGCGCCGCCAAAGACCGTGTTGTATTTATCAATACCGGTTTCTTAGACCGAACCGGTGATGAAATTCATACCAGTATGGAAGCTGGCCCGTTTGCGCCTAAAACACAGCTGAAAACCATGACTTGGATTGGTGCATACGAAGATCAAAACGTCGATCTTGGTTTGGCTTGTGGTCTGCAAGGTAAAGCCCAGATTGGTAAAGGCATGTGGCCAGAACCAGACAATATGGCCAAGATGATGGATGCGAAAATTGGTCATCCGCAAGCCGGCGCAAATACTGCTTGGGTTCCTTCTCCAACTGCGGCGACTTTGCATGCGCTGCACTATCACAAGGTGAGTGTACCAAGTCGTCAGAAAGAGCTCCGTGAGCGAGTGAGAGCGAATGTCGACGATATCCTGACTATTCCGCTATTAGGCAAGCAAAAGCTGACCGCTCAAGACATCCAAAACGAATTGGACAACAATACACAAGGTATTCTTGGCTACGTAGTTCGTTGGATTGACCAAGGTGTCGGGTGTTCTAAGGTGCCGGATATCAATGATGTAGGCTTGATGGAAGACCGCGCTACGCTGCGTATTTCAAGCCAACATATTGCGAACTGGTTACGCCATGGGATTTGTAATGAAGCCCAAGTTATGAAAACCATGAAGCGCATGGCCGCAGTGGTGGATGAGCAAAACGCTGGCGACCCGAGCTACCGTAATATGGCACCTGACTTTGAAAACAGCATTGCCTTTTCAGCAGCGTGTCAGTTGGTATTCGAAGGTTGTGCTCAACCAAGTGGTTACACTGAACCAGTGCTGCATGCGATGCGTTTGAAGTTGAAAGCACTTACATAA
- a CDS encoding NAD-dependent succinate-semialdehyde dehydrogenase produces the protein MLNINNKHLLSFMVTEPTNAVSVTNPATGELVGRAPILSESELTSAIERAHMAQKEWAQVPAKSRAALLHRWHQLILENKDDLARLMTIEQGKPLAEAKGEIAYGASFIEWFAEEAKRTYGDSIPSTVAGKRLVTIKQPIGVACAITPWNFPTAMITRKAAPALAAGCSFVVKPSDETPLSAFAVVELAYQAGIPKDLLQVVLGESPEQVGGLFTSHPLIKKISFTGSTRVGSILMAQAAKGIKRTSMELGGNAPFIVFDDADIDAAVQGAMASKFRNAGQTCVCANRFYVHSKVHDEFVAKFDQAVQLLKIGNGLDEGVTVGPVINEGAKQNIQGLINRAIEQGAKPVTPLQQLDGLFLQPVVLKDVKHSMDIVQQEIFGPVAPVMQFDTDEELIEMANDTIYGLASYFYSQNIHRVWKIAEALEYGMVGINDGLISTEVAPFGGVKQSGIGREGAKEGIDEYMDIKYLCFGSN, from the coding sequence ATGCTAAACATTAACAACAAGCACTTACTCTCTTTTATGGTGACAGAACCAACAAACGCTGTTTCGGTAACAAACCCGGCAACTGGGGAACTCGTAGGCCGCGCACCTATTTTATCTGAGTCTGAATTAACAAGTGCTATCGAACGCGCTCACATGGCACAAAAAGAGTGGGCTCAAGTACCTGCTAAATCTCGCGCCGCATTACTTCATCGCTGGCATCAACTGATCCTTGAAAACAAAGATGATCTTGCTCGGCTAATGACGATTGAACAAGGCAAACCGTTAGCCGAAGCAAAGGGCGAGATCGCTTATGGTGCGAGTTTTATAGAATGGTTCGCTGAAGAAGCGAAGCGAACCTATGGCGATTCAATCCCGAGTACAGTCGCGGGTAAACGTTTAGTTACGATCAAGCAACCTATTGGAGTGGCTTGTGCCATTACCCCATGGAACTTTCCCACGGCGATGATCACGCGTAAAGCCGCACCTGCCTTAGCCGCGGGTTGTAGCTTTGTCGTGAAGCCGTCAGATGAAACACCACTGTCTGCGTTTGCTGTGGTTGAATTGGCTTACCAAGCGGGCATTCCGAAAGATCTACTTCAAGTCGTACTCGGTGAAAGCCCAGAGCAAGTGGGTGGTCTTTTCACCTCACACCCACTGATTAAAAAAATCTCTTTTACTGGTTCTACCCGAGTCGGCAGTATCTTGATGGCTCAAGCTGCGAAAGGCATTAAGCGCACTTCAATGGAACTGGGCGGCAACGCACCGTTTATCGTGTTTGACGATGCGGATATCGACGCTGCCGTTCAAGGCGCAATGGCTTCAAAATTCCGTAATGCAGGGCAAACCTGTGTTTGTGCAAACCGATTCTACGTACACAGTAAAGTACACGATGAGTTTGTGGCTAAGTTCGACCAAGCAGTACAGCTGCTTAAAATTGGAAACGGTTTGGACGAAGGCGTAACGGTTGGCCCTGTTATCAATGAAGGTGCTAAGCAAAACATCCAAGGATTGATAAACCGAGCTATTGAACAAGGTGCTAAACCTGTGACGCCACTTCAACAACTTGATGGACTATTCCTTCAGCCCGTTGTTCTTAAAGATGTAAAACACAGCATGGACATCGTTCAACAAGAGATTTTTGGCCCAGTAGCACCCGTGATGCAATTCGATACCGACGAAGAGCTCATCGAGATGGCCAACGATACAATTTACGGTTTAGCATCATACTTCTATAGCCAGAATATCCACCGTGTATGGAAAATCGCAGAAGCGCTTGAGTACGGAATGGTCGGCATCAATGATGGATTGATCTCTACCGAAGTCGCCCCTTTCGGTGGTGTTAAGCAATCAGGTATTGGCCGTGAAGGTGCCAAAGAAGGCATCGATGAGTACATGGACATTAAATATCTGTGTTTTGGTAGTAACTAG
- a CDS encoding IclR family transcriptional regulator — MQTETPQVQGDTPTLRLFALLEVIAQKDEFISLQGLVEETGLPKPTLHRMLQQLEAAGIIQRDGDEKHYSSGIRLRKLAENLLLNSTMHSARRTILENLRAEVGESCNLTALSSGEIIYLDRAETEAPLRFHLHPGSRVPVHCSASGKLFLAHMSKSQRRRLIENVPLTQYTVNTITDYSTLEKDIEEAKIQGFAIDDEEFLPGLVCIAVLIPSSTGQSNLGLAIQAPVIRLRPDEAIKFLPALQKAAKALAKIESDNWG; from the coding sequence ATGCAAACAGAAACACCACAAGTTCAAGGGGATACACCGACTCTCCGACTTTTTGCACTATTAGAGGTGATAGCGCAAAAAGACGAGTTTATTTCTCTTCAGGGATTAGTCGAAGAAACTGGACTGCCAAAACCGACCCTGCACCGAATGCTTCAGCAGTTAGAAGCAGCAGGCATCATTCAAAGAGACGGCGATGAGAAACACTACAGCTCTGGTATTCGACTCAGAAAGCTTGCCGAAAACCTACTGTTGAATAGCACCATGCACAGTGCCCGACGCACGATTCTTGAAAACCTGAGGGCAGAAGTTGGTGAAAGCTGTAACCTAACGGCGCTATCAAGTGGCGAGATCATCTATCTTGATCGTGCAGAAACTGAAGCCCCCCTTCGTTTTCATCTACACCCAGGTTCTCGCGTCCCAGTGCATTGCTCAGCAAGCGGAAAATTGTTTTTAGCACACATGTCTAAGTCACAGCGTCGAAGACTGATTGAAAACGTGCCATTAACTCAATACACCGTAAATACCATTACCGACTATTCGACATTAGAGAAAGACATCGAAGAAGCGAAAATCCAAGGTTTTGCAATTGATGACGAAGAGTTTTTGCCGGGCTTAGTCTGTATCGCCGTGCTGATTCCGTCATCTACGGGTCAATCAAACCTCGGCCTCGCAATACAAGCACCTGTCATTCGATTAAGACCAGATGAAGCGATTAAATTCTTACCGGCGCTTCAAAAAGCGGCAAAAGCGCTAGCAAAAATAGAATCTGATAATTGGGGTTAG
- the pta gene encoding phosphate acetyltransferase, which translates to MKAIERIIDRAHLDRKRVVLSEAEDPRVLAAARMAIDKQLAHITLVGDEPAIIAAAELHHIDLVGIHIVSPQASSLKEVLAERLYTLRKAKGMTYDDALELVLDPLVFANLMVREGLVDGTVNGAVYTTSDVVRAALQIIGPAPDSELVSSFFLMMLCEPFHNLKGGMIFSDCGLVIDPNEAELASIAVAASKSAQTLLMEQPKVAMLSFSTNGSAKHESVDKVRNAAQLVKQRCPGIAVDQDVQLDAAIVTEIAAKKLPNSEVKGQSNVLIFPNLEAGNIGYKLAERLGGAVAIGPLLQGLNQPANDLSRGCSAQDIFNVIAVTAVQAQQGKVSDSNADIDIDIDIDTEADVEEREESTFDFRY; encoded by the coding sequence ATGAAGGCGATTGAACGGATTATTGATAGAGCTCACTTAGATCGTAAGCGAGTGGTTTTGAGTGAAGCTGAGGACCCGCGAGTACTAGCAGCCGCAAGAATGGCGATAGACAAACAGCTCGCTCACATCACCCTAGTAGGGGATGAACCAGCGATCATCGCTGCTGCAGAATTACATCACATTGATCTTGTAGGCATTCATATTGTTTCCCCACAGGCGTCATCACTCAAAGAAGTGCTCGCTGAGCGGTTGTATACGCTAAGAAAAGCGAAAGGTATGACTTACGATGACGCTCTAGAGTTGGTTCTAGACCCACTCGTTTTTGCCAATTTGATGGTCAGAGAGGGGCTGGTCGATGGCACAGTTAATGGTGCGGTTTATACCACGTCTGATGTGGTGCGAGCTGCGCTTCAGATTATCGGCCCCGCGCCAGACAGTGAATTGGTGTCCAGTTTCTTTCTGATGATGTTGTGTGAGCCTTTCCATAATCTTAAAGGCGGCATGATTTTCAGCGATTGCGGTTTGGTGATTGATCCCAATGAAGCGGAATTAGCATCCATTGCGGTTGCCGCATCGAAAAGTGCCCAAACGTTACTGATGGAGCAACCTAAGGTGGCGATGCTTTCTTTTTCTACCAACGGCAGTGCCAAGCATGAATCGGTCGATAAGGTTCGTAACGCGGCTCAGTTAGTTAAACAACGTTGCCCCGGAATCGCCGTCGATCAAGATGTTCAACTCGACGCCGCAATTGTGACTGAGATAGCGGCTAAAAAGCTGCCTAATTCAGAGGTGAAAGGTCAATCGAACGTGTTGATATTCCCCAATTTAGAAGCCGGTAATATTGGTTATAAGCTTGCGGAGAGGTTAGGTGGGGCAGTTGCGATTGGACCGTTATTACAAGGCCTGAACCAACCTGCCAATGACCTATCGAGAGGGTGTAGCGCGCAAGATATCTTTAATGTGATCGCGGTGACCGCGGTACAAGCGCAACAAGGGAAAGTGTCTGATTCTAACGCTGATATTGATATTGATATTGATATTGATACTGAAGCTGATGTTGAAGAAAGAGAAGAGTCGACGTTTGATTTTAGGTATTAA
- a CDS encoding TSUP family transporter, with product MELPVLLAILATIAVGTYFQTVTGFGLGIIVIGLTVSLNLVSLPVIAAVVSIVTLFNCFVALMGKPLLGELKILVVLVIGIIPGVSMGVFLLDELSDSATNILRGLLGAMVLFAGLSFMFKPKTRKDRSATVSFLISGFSSGLAGGLFGMAGPPIVYHLYRQPFTLDLVRSTLLMVFACTSMSRTVNVYVAGDMEPSILWLSAIAVPLVALVTMFARRFPPPLSNDQLRKLVFTVLMLIGGYLMAVSAWSLLAVF from the coding sequence ATGGAGTTACCTGTTTTACTCGCCATTCTTGCCACCATCGCGGTGGGTACCTATTTCCAAACCGTCACGGGGTTTGGTCTTGGGATCATTGTAATTGGTTTAACGGTCAGTCTTAATCTGGTTTCCTTACCCGTTATTGCTGCTGTGGTCAGTATTGTGACTTTGTTTAATTGCTTTGTCGCTTTGATGGGTAAGCCACTGCTTGGGGAGCTCAAAATTCTGGTGGTGTTAGTCATCGGTATTATTCCCGGTGTATCGATGGGGGTGTTTTTGCTGGACGAGTTGAGTGACTCTGCGACCAATATCTTGCGAGGGCTATTGGGTGCGATGGTGCTATTCGCAGGTTTGAGTTTTATGTTCAAACCTAAAACCAGAAAGGATCGTTCGGCAACGGTATCATTCCTTATATCAGGATTTAGCTCTGGTTTAGCGGGCGGGTTATTTGGGATGGCGGGCCCTCCGATTGTTTATCATCTCTATCGGCAACCTTTTACACTCGATCTGGTGCGAAGCACATTGCTGATGGTGTTCGCTTGTACGTCGATGTCGCGTACTGTCAATGTCTACGTTGCAGGCGACATGGAACCGAGCATACTGTGGCTATCCGCTATTGCTGTCCCCTTGGTGGCGCTTGTCACGATGTTTGCTCGACGTTTCCCGCCACCGTTGTCTAATGACCAATTAAGAAAGCTGGTGTTTACGGTGCTGATGTTGATTGGTGGGTATCTGATGGCTGTGTCTGCATGGTCGTTGCTTGCTGTCTTTTAG
- a CDS encoding cobaltochelatase CobT-related protein, which produces MANVSSQQKKILDLGVSVARAISGELSLNYRGERLYKGNSPCYYQSAHTNDLTFVSRHELKNSKLSMQGKIDSSALRLLLSDADLHYSLRPQNEIERLLYDFCEQVRIESQVPSYLKGVITSIQFNFAYWSDQYHQNGFTESRIGMLLFTLMQVIHTRLTGVPVSEPIAETIESTRAGIVPTFGHSLKRLKQHRADQQQFAHCANELAALAQELVIQEQENDNSPTPTVEEDIKILAQLALIVDGDIQDQDVDTDITGSSKVFELSGANYQVFNLEFDQVIAADKLVRRALLLELRQKLTDDIMARQVNTRRLAAMLTRFVATPQRNRRQDHLEEGIVNATTITKLITSPLDRTVFYQPDIGASHQCAITFLMDCSGSMQKHSHKLSLLMDTILKSVGLANIPFEIIGFTTNNWNGGKVYRQWLKQGQPKHPGRLNEVRHIVFKDFDTHWRRSRLGIASLRKADIFKEGIDGEAVQFASLRLKQHSAQRKVLIVFSDGCPMDTATSTANDQFYLDNHLKQVIERESTKNGIEIHGVGMGVDLSPYYRSNITLDVQESCLFGLCKNVFEMLKR; this is translated from the coding sequence ATGGCCAACGTTTCTTCTCAGCAGAAAAAGATCCTCGATCTTGGCGTGTCTGTCGCCAGAGCGATCAGTGGTGAGTTGAGTCTGAATTATCGGGGAGAGCGTCTCTATAAAGGCAATAGCCCTTGTTATTATCAGTCTGCACACACTAACGATCTCACCTTTGTTTCTCGCCATGAGTTGAAAAACAGCAAACTATCGATGCAAGGCAAGATCGATTCATCAGCATTGCGACTCTTGCTTTCAGACGCTGACCTCCATTATTCATTACGCCCTCAAAACGAAATAGAACGTCTGCTTTACGACTTCTGCGAACAGGTACGAATTGAATCGCAAGTCCCGTCTTATCTGAAGGGCGTGATCACTAGTATTCAATTCAACTTTGCATATTGGAGCGACCAATATCATCAAAATGGCTTCACCGAATCACGAATCGGCATGTTGCTGTTTACTCTGATGCAAGTCATCCACACTCGCTTAACCGGTGTCCCAGTTTCGGAACCAATCGCTGAGACCATTGAATCGACTCGCGCCGGCATCGTGCCTACCTTTGGTCACAGCCTTAAACGCTTAAAGCAACATCGAGCCGACCAACAACAGTTTGCACACTGCGCTAACGAGCTTGCCGCCCTTGCACAAGAGTTAGTCATCCAAGAACAAGAAAATGATAACTCGCCCACTCCAACGGTCGAAGAAGACATCAAGATCCTTGCGCAGCTTGCCCTTATCGTTGATGGCGACATTCAAGATCAAGACGTCGATACTGACATCACAGGCAGTAGTAAGGTGTTCGAGCTTTCGGGCGCGAATTATCAGGTCTTTAATTTAGAATTTGATCAAGTCATCGCGGCAGACAAACTCGTCAGGCGCGCCCTATTACTCGAACTGAGACAAAAGCTGACTGATGACATCATGGCGAGACAAGTAAACACTCGCCGTTTAGCCGCTATGCTCACTCGCTTTGTTGCCACGCCACAAAGGAACCGACGTCAGGATCATTTAGAAGAAGGCATTGTTAACGCCACTACCATCACCAAGCTCATCACTTCGCCATTGGATCGCACTGTCTTTTATCAACCTGACATCGGCGCATCTCACCAATGTGCCATCACGTTTTTAATGGATTGCTCAGGTTCAATGCAAAAGCACAGTCACAAGTTAAGCCTGTTGATGGATACGATTCTTAAATCCGTTGGACTGGCCAACATTCCATTTGAGATCATTGGATTCACGACCAATAACTGGAACGGTGGCAAAGTTTATCGACAGTGGCTCAAGCAAGGTCAACCAAAACACCCAGGCCGCTTAAACGAAGTTCGACATATCGTGTTTAAGGATTTTGATACACATTGGAGACGCTCTCGCCTTGGCATTGCTAGCCTTCGTAAAGCAGACATCTTTAAAGAAGGGATTGATGGCGAAGCAGTGCAGTTCGCTAGCCTGCGTTTAAAGCAGCACAGTGCACAACGAAAGGTTTTGATCGTGTTCTCAGACGGCTGTCCGATGGATACCGCCACCAGCACCGCCAACGATCAGTTCTATTTGGATAACCATCTCAAACAAGTCATTGAACGCGAGTCGACCAAAAACGGTATTGAGATTCATGGCGTAGGGATGGGCGTCGATTTAAGCCCGTACTACCGCAGTAACATCACCTTAGATGTGCAGGAGAGCTGCCTGTTCGGGTTATGTAAGAACGTATTTGAAATGCTAAAGCGTTAG
- a CDS encoding AAA family ATPase — MMKEAELIPTQPVSVRERFGIDSNLTVMAFEHAGEYVPKVDPNYCFDPEVTLAILAGFTSNRRTLIQGTHGTGKSSHIEQIAARLNWPCLRVNLDGHLSRLDFIGKDSIVIKDGMQVTEFKEGILPQSIQQPIALVLDEYDAGRPDVMFVIQQLLEQDGKYTSLEQNRVITPHPSFRLFATCNTLGLGNFSGLYSGTQVLNHSQLDRWNIIATLNYLDPQHETKIVLSKLQDLNNESGRQLVEKMIATAGLTRNGFRAGDLSTVMSPRTVLTWAENIQIFDDVATAFRLSFLNRCEDEEKELVSEYYFRCFGEDLETHAQNYSHSES; from the coding sequence ATGATGAAAGAGGCGGAATTGATACCAACGCAACCAGTCAGTGTGAGAGAGCGCTTTGGGATCGACAGCAACCTAACCGTGATGGCATTTGAACATGCGGGCGAATATGTTCCTAAAGTCGATCCTAACTACTGTTTCGACCCCGAAGTGACGCTAGCGATATTAGCGGGGTTCACCTCCAATCGTCGCACGCTGATTCAAGGCACACACGGAACGGGCAAGTCGTCTCACATTGAGCAAATTGCCGCGAGATTGAACTGGCCATGCTTGAGGGTCAACCTAGACGGACACTTAAGTCGCTTGGATTTCATAGGTAAAGACAGCATCGTTATTAAAGACGGGATGCAAGTAACAGAGTTTAAAGAAGGCATTCTTCCTCAGAGCATTCAACAACCCATCGCACTGGTATTAGATGAATACGACGCTGGTCGCCCTGACGTGATGTTTGTGATTCAACAACTATTAGAGCAAGACGGTAAATACACCTCTTTAGAACAAAACCGAGTGATCACTCCTCACCCTTCTTTCCGCCTGTTTGCTACCTGCAACACGCTTGGCTTGGGTAATTTTTCAGGTTTGTATTCGGGTACTCAAGTACTTAACCACAGTCAGTTAGATAGATGGAACATCATCGCTACACTCAACTATTTAGATCCACAACATGAAACTAAGATCGTGTTATCCAAACTTCAAGATCTAAATAATGAAAGTGGCCGACAACTGGTTGAGAAAATGATCGCGACCGCCGGATTAACGCGTAACGGGTTTCGAGCTGGTGACCTTTCGACGGTGATGTCTCCGCGAACGGTACTCACTTGGGCCGAAAACATCCAAATATTCGACGATGTAGCGACCGCATTTAGATTGTCATTCTTAAATCGCTGCGAAGACGAAGAGAAAGAGCTAGTCAGTGAATACTATTTCCGCTGCTTTGGTGAAGATCTAGAAACGCATGCTCAAAACTATTCACACTCGGAGTCGTAA